The Halictus rubicundus isolate RS-2024b unplaced genomic scaffold, iyHalRubi1_principal scaffold0271, whole genome shotgun sequence genome window below encodes:
- the LOC143364110 gene encoding ankyrin repeat domain-containing protein 49-like codes for MWSSDEETDKPMSLEQIRDKILSEPRSERMQVSGWEDDDDGVEVARNAREVDENEILHAAEKGDLEKIRTLIQKNRELLESTDDDGYTPLHRACYGNHVQVVEYLLQAGAKIDSKTMDDWQPLHSACCWNNVECAMVLIANGADINAKSKGDQTPLHLVSASSHNSCSLQLLLLHPDINPRLVNSSGDTAEQIARRTGKYYPMFEIVEDCLNVI; via the exons ATGTGGTCGTCCGATGAAGAAACTGACAAGCCGATGAGTCTGGAACAAATTCGCGATAAAATTTTAAGCGAGCCTCGGAGCGAGCGTATGCAAGTTAGCGGATGGGAGGATGACGATGACGGAGTGGAAGTTGCGCGGAATGCGAGAG AGGTCGACGAGAATGAAATTCTCCACGCAGCCGAGAAAGGCGATCTCGAGAAAATACGAACGTTAATACAGAAAAATCGGGAATTGTTAGAAAGCACGGATGACGACGGTTACACTCCGCTCCATAGAGCTTGCTATGGCAATCATGTGCAAGTTGTGGAG TACCTGCTACAGGCTGGCGCGAAAATAGATTCTAAAACCATGGACGACTGGCAACCCCTGCATTCGGCTTGTTGTTGGAACAACGTCGAATGCGCCATGGTTTTAATTGCAAACGGAGCGGACATAAATGCCAAAAGCAAGGGGGATCAGACTCCTCTGCATTTGGTCTCGGCTAGCTCTCACAATTCTTGTTCGCTGCAGCTTCTTCTTCTGCACCCGGATATCAATCCCCGGTTGGTCAATTCGAGCGGTGACACTGCAGAGCAAATTGCTAGAAGGACAGGAAAGTACTATCCCATGTTCGAGATTGTCGAGGACTGCTTAAACGTAATCTGA